A single genomic interval of Rhodopseudomonas palustris harbors:
- a CDS encoding AraC family transcriptional regulator: protein MRAQAVTDHVAVVSQDAHRFASRRHSHAQAQLIYAITGVVSVTTADGTWVVPPSRAVWVPAGVEHDTKSHSAVQFRSLLIDAVEVMGLPVVCMAMEVTPLLRELILRLVAIADAPGRVELSRVVTQLLLMELASLPVEPLSLPTPRHPQLARFCDRIRGEPAASVSLEQAARALHMSRASFMRLFQHETGMSFLRWRQQARLLHALSLLAEGQSILNVALACGYDSPSAFSAMFRRVLGKSPSQYFLP, encoded by the coding sequence ATGCGGGCGCAGGCTGTCACCGATCATGTTGCCGTTGTCAGCCAGGATGCGCACCGCTTCGCAAGCCGCCGCCATTCTCATGCGCAGGCGCAGCTCATCTACGCCATCACGGGCGTGGTCTCCGTCACCACGGCTGACGGCACCTGGGTCGTGCCGCCGAGCCGTGCGGTCTGGGTGCCGGCGGGTGTCGAGCATGACACCAAAAGCCATTCAGCCGTGCAGTTCCGCTCACTGCTGATCGACGCAGTCGAGGTGATGGGACTGCCCGTCGTTTGCATGGCGATGGAGGTGACACCGTTGCTGCGCGAACTGATCCTGCGCCTTGTCGCGATTGCGGACGCGCCAGGCCGCGTGGAACTCAGCCGCGTGGTCACGCAGCTCCTGCTGATGGAACTCGCAAGTTTACCAGTTGAGCCGCTCAGTCTGCCGACGCCTCGGCATCCGCAGCTCGCTCGGTTTTGCGACCGGATCCGCGGCGAACCCGCCGCTTCCGTCTCGCTCGAGCAGGCCGCGCGTGCCTTGCACATGAGCCGGGCGAGCTTCATGCGGCTGTTTCAGCATGAAACGGGAATGAGCTTCTTGCGCTGGCGACAGCAAGCGCGCCTTTTGCACGCCTTGTCGCTGCTGGCTGAAGGGCAATCGATCCTGAACGTTGCCCTGGCTTGCGGGTATGACAGTCCAAGCGCGTTTTCGGCGATGTTCCGGCGCGTCCTCGGAAAATCACCAAGTCAGTACTTCCTGCCCTGA
- a CDS encoding MDR family oxidoreductase codes for MATFKAVRIDKADKGTSAALTQFDEAELMDGDVTVRVEWSTLNYKDGLALTGKSPVVRRFPMIAGIDFAGTVETSTSPNWKPGDKVIANGWGMGETHLGAYAEKARVKGDWLVRLPEGMTARQAMAIGTAGYTAMLSVLALENHGLKPADGPLIVTGAAGGVGSVAIALLSKLGYHVIASTGRMSEESYLKSLGAAEIIDRNELSGPAKPLAKERWVGGVDSVGSTTLANLLAMTKYRGAIAACGLAGGMDLPSSVAPFILRGVSLLGIDSVMCPIDLRKQAWARLATDLDAGKLSDMTQEVSLDQVIDAGTNLLAGQVRGRTVVKIS; via the coding sequence TTGGCCACGTTTAAGGCTGTCCGGATCGACAAGGCGGACAAAGGGACCAGCGCTGCGCTGACGCAATTCGACGAAGCCGAGCTGATGGACGGCGACGTCACTGTCCGGGTCGAATGGTCGACGCTGAACTACAAGGACGGTCTGGCGCTGACCGGCAAATCGCCGGTGGTGCGGCGTTTCCCGATGATCGCCGGCATCGACTTCGCCGGCACCGTCGAGACCTCGACCAGTCCGAACTGGAAGCCGGGCGACAAGGTGATCGCCAACGGCTGGGGCATGGGGGAGACCCATCTCGGCGCCTATGCGGAGAAGGCGCGCGTCAAGGGCGACTGGCTGGTGCGCCTGCCCGAAGGCATGACCGCGCGGCAGGCGATGGCGATCGGCACTGCCGGCTACACCGCGATGCTGTCGGTGCTGGCGCTGGAGAACCATGGCTTGAAGCCTGCCGACGGACCGCTGATCGTCACGGGCGCCGCGGGCGGCGTCGGCTCGGTCGCGATCGCGCTCTTATCGAAGCTCGGTTATCACGTGATCGCCTCGACCGGCCGGATGTCGGAAGAGAGCTATCTGAAGAGCCTCGGCGCCGCCGAGATCATCGACCGCAACGAGCTCTCCGGACCGGCAAAGCCACTCGCCAAGGAGCGTTGGGTCGGCGGTGTCGACAGCGTCGGCTCCACGACTTTGGCAAACCTGCTGGCGATGACCAAGTATCGCGGCGCGATAGCGGCCTGCGGTCTCGCCGGCGGCATGGATCTGCCGTCGTCGGTCGCGCCGTTCATTCTGCGCGGTGTCTCGCTGCTCGGCATCGACTCGGTGATGTGCCCAATCGACCTGCGCAAGCAGGCATGGGCCCGGCTGGCGACCGATCTCGATGCCGGCAAGCTGTCCGACATGACGCAGGAAGTTTCGCTCGATCAAGTGATCGACGCCGGCACCAACTTGCTCGCCGGCCAGGTCCGCGGCCGCACGGTGGTGAAGATCAGCTGA
- the otsB gene encoding trehalose-phosphatase, with translation MTTKLVRPSDQATSNQVPVPGALVPHLDQCALLLDIDGTLLDLAPTPREVWVPPELEQTLTNLLVRTSGALALVSGRSINDIDLIFAPMRLPAVGGHGAEMRLSGEGEAIATHAPPLDSELKSRLAAIARISPGILLEDKGYSLALHYRLAPHTEKAIYEAVAAIRAENPEAPLEVLPGKSVCEIKHSGFTKATGVRELMTRAPFKGRRPIFIGDDVTDETVFAIMPELRGLAFSVGRYSELTSGHFDEPRDVRNWLARLLEPAN, from the coding sequence ATGACGACCAAACTCGTTCGACCATCTGATCAGGCGACCTCAAATCAGGTTCCGGTCCCCGGCGCGCTGGTGCCGCATCTCGATCAGTGTGCGCTGCTGCTGGACATCGATGGTACGTTGTTGGACCTGGCGCCGACCCCGCGCGAAGTCTGGGTGCCGCCGGAGCTGGAACAAACGCTGACCAATCTTCTGGTCAGGACGTCCGGTGCGCTGGCGCTCGTCAGCGGGCGTTCGATCAACGACATCGATCTGATTTTCGCGCCGATGCGATTGCCCGCCGTCGGTGGTCATGGCGCCGAGATGCGGCTGTCGGGCGAGGGCGAAGCGATCGCGACGCACGCGCCGCCGCTCGATTCCGAGCTGAAGAGCCGGCTCGCCGCAATCGCTCGCATCAGCCCTGGTATTTTGTTGGAGGACAAAGGCTACTCATTGGCACTGCACTATCGTCTGGCGCCGCACACTGAGAAAGCGATCTACGAAGCGGTTGCGGCGATCCGCGCGGAGAATCCGGAAGCGCCGCTGGAAGTCCTGCCCGGGAAGTCTGTCTGCGAGATCAAGCATTCGGGTTTCACCAAGGCGACAGGCGTGCGGGAACTGATGACTCGCGCACCGTTCAAAGGCCGGCGTCCGATCTTCATCGGCGACGACGTTACTGACGAAACGGTGTTCGCCATCATGCCGGAACTTCGAGGCCTCGCATTCTCGGTTGGGCGCTATAGCGAACTGACCTCCGGACACTTCGACGAACCGCGCGATGTGCGCAACTGGCTCGCACGTTTACTCGAACCAGCCAATTAG
- a CDS encoding SDR family NAD(P)-dependent oxidoreductase yields MTRHAIVTGASRGIGRAIALGLAQRGYDLALTDIAPQEGVLRETVEEVKQLGRKCLPILADVSKIEDCQRSVTEAVAGLGHVDVLVNNAGILRLAMIDETTPEHWDQTFAVNVRGVFQMTQAVVVHMKERRYGRIVNIASLAARTGGPGQSHYAASKSAVVGFTRVSSMEFGGHGITVNAVCPGIIQTEMGRNNLRDPERVTYFEKITDLHRLGEPEDVVGPVAFFASDDSAFVTGQALNVDGGIFYS; encoded by the coding sequence ATGACCAGACATGCCATCGTCACCGGAGCCAGCCGCGGCATCGGACGCGCCATCGCGCTCGGCCTTGCCCAGCGCGGCTACGACCTCGCGCTCACCGATATTGCGCCGCAGGAAGGCGTGCTGCGCGAGACCGTCGAGGAGGTGAAGCAGCTCGGCCGCAAGTGCCTTCCGATCCTCGCCGACGTCAGCAAGATCGAGGATTGCCAGCGTTCGGTGACCGAGGCGGTCGCCGGGCTCGGCCACGTCGACGTGCTCGTCAACAATGCCGGCATCCTGCGCCTCGCCATGATCGACGAGACCACGCCCGAGCATTGGGATCAGACCTTCGCGGTCAACGTCCGCGGCGTCTTCCAGATGACCCAGGCGGTGGTGGTGCACATGAAGGAGCGGCGCTACGGCCGCATCGTCAATATCGCATCGCTGGCCGCGCGCACCGGCGGTCCCGGCCAGTCGCACTACGCCGCGTCGAAGTCCGCAGTGGTCGGCTTCACCCGCGTCTCGTCGATGGAGTTCGGCGGCCACGGCATCACCGTGAATGCGGTCTGCCCCGGCATCATCCAGACCGAAATGGGCCGCAACAACCTGCGCGATCCGGAGCGGGTCACGTATTTCGAGAAGATCACTGACCTGCATCGGCTCGGCGAGCCGGAAGACGTCGTCGGCCCGGTCGCGTTCTTCGCATCGGACGATTCGGCGTTCGTCACCGGCCAGGCGCTCAATGTCGATGGCGGCATCTTCTACAGCTAA
- a CDS encoding MFS transporter has product MADSVSAAITEPPQVPSAATGRVIDTDIPARLDGLLWSRFHTRVVAALGITWILDGLEVTLAGALAGALKDSPSLRFSNLDVGLANSAYLAGAVIGALGFGWLTDRIGRKKLFFITLALYLTATAATALSWSVTSYALFRFLTGAGIGGEYTAINSTIQELVPARYRGWTDLVINGSFWIGAAIGAVCAIVLLDPAVIDPDHGWRLAYLTGAAIGLVVFAMRWWIPESPRWLMIHGQPERAEAIVADIEQSARHAPDRPRVLPKIKLRMRTHTPLLDVAKTLFGTYRQRSLVGLVLMTAQAFFYNAIFFTYALILTDFFGISANHVGWYILPFAAGNFLGPLLLGRLFDTLGRRTMIGFTYGVSGLLLALSGYLFSIGALSAQSQTIAWMVIFFFASPAASAAYLTVSETFPLEVRALAIAIFYAIGTGIGGVAGPALFGALIDTGSRGSVFAGYLFGSVLMMAAAVIGWRYGIAAERRSLEHVARPLAATEDIR; this is encoded by the coding sequence ATGGCCGACAGCGTCAGTGCCGCGATCACCGAGCCGCCGCAGGTTCCATCTGCGGCCACCGGGCGGGTCATCGACACCGATATTCCGGCACGGCTCGACGGTCTGTTGTGGAGCCGTTTTCACACCCGTGTGGTGGCCGCGCTCGGGATCACCTGGATTCTGGACGGTCTCGAAGTCACGCTGGCCGGAGCCCTCGCAGGCGCCCTGAAGGACAGCCCAAGTCTGCGATTCAGTAATCTCGATGTCGGCCTGGCCAACAGCGCCTATCTGGCTGGTGCGGTGATCGGCGCGCTCGGGTTCGGTTGGCTGACCGACCGGATCGGCCGGAAGAAACTGTTCTTCATCACCCTTGCGCTGTATCTCACGGCCACTGCGGCGACGGCGCTGTCGTGGAGCGTCACCAGCTACGCGCTGTTCCGGTTTCTCACCGGCGCAGGCATCGGCGGTGAGTACACCGCGATCAACTCCACGATTCAGGAACTGGTGCCGGCACGCTATCGCGGCTGGACCGATCTGGTGATCAACGGCAGCTTCTGGATCGGTGCGGCGATCGGTGCGGTGTGCGCCATCGTGCTGCTCGATCCCGCCGTGATCGATCCCGATCATGGCTGGCGGCTGGCTTATCTGACCGGCGCTGCCATCGGCCTTGTGGTGTTCGCGATGCGCTGGTGGATTCCGGAGAGTCCGCGCTGGTTGATGATCCACGGCCAGCCCGAGCGCGCGGAAGCGATCGTCGCCGACATCGAACAAAGCGCGCGTCATGCGCCCGATCGCCCGCGCGTGTTGCCAAAGATCAAGCTGCGAATGCGCACCCACACGCCGCTGCTCGACGTCGCGAAGACCCTGTTTGGGACCTATCGTCAGCGCTCGCTGGTCGGGCTGGTCCTGATGACCGCGCAGGCGTTCTTCTACAACGCGATCTTCTTCACCTATGCGTTGATCCTGACCGACTTCTTCGGCATCTCCGCCAATCACGTCGGCTGGTACATACTGCCGTTCGCGGCCGGAAACTTCCTCGGTCCGCTGCTGCTCGGTCGGCTGTTCGATACGCTCGGCCGCCGCACCATGATCGGCTTCACCTATGGCGTCTCGGGACTTCTGCTGGCGCTGTCGGGCTATTTGTTCTCGATCGGGGCGCTCAGCGCACAAAGCCAGACCATCGCCTGGATGGTGATCTTCTTCTTCGCTTCGCCGGCGGCGAGCGCGGCCTATCTCACCGTCAGCGAAACCTTTCCGCTCGAAGTTCGTGCGCTGGCGATCGCAATCTTCTACGCGATCGGCACGGGCATCGGCGGTGTCGCCGGTCCGGCGCTGTTCGGCGCACTGATCGACACGGGCTCACGCGGCAGCGTGTTCGCCGGCTATTTGTTCGGCTCGGTGTTGATGATGGCAGCCGCGGTCATCGGCTGGCGCTATGGTATCGCGGCCGAGCGCCGCTCACTCGAACACGTCGCGCGGCCGCTGGCCGCAACAGAGGATATTCGATGA
- the leuA gene encoding 2-isopropylmalate synthase produces the protein MLKNPETKYRPFVTPVDLPDRQWPSRRLTSAPRWLSTDLRDGNQSLANPMGVERKQRFYDMLIAIGFKEIEVAFPSASQTEFDFVRSLITDDRIPDDVTVQVLTQSRTELIARTFESLEGAQRAIVHLYNATAPLFRRVVFGMERRDVVDLAITGVTAMLDESLKRPGTDWTFEYSPETFCFTEPDFALEICERVLDVWQPTPERPAILNLPATVEVAMPNVYADQIEWFCRNISRRDSVVISLHPHNDRGTGVAAAELGLLAGADRVEGCLFGNGERTGNVDLVTLALNLYTQGIDPGLSFPAMREVVNTVEHCTELPVHPRHPYAGELVHTAFSGSHQDAIRKGFAAHAQRNDSLWEMPYLPIDPADIGETYEAVIRVNSQSGKGGVAWVLEQDKGLKLPKRMQADFSTHVQKLADDLGRELNTSDIWQCFAGCYLQRPTDRFVLEDYKETGPVGQRTFIGRIAIDGEVRSLSGRGNGLISGVVAALQDAGGPALDVADYQEHAIGFGATAQAAAYVECRTSDGRTVFGTGIDPDVATASVRALLHAANNA, from the coding sequence ATGTTGAAGAATCCCGAAACCAAATACCGTCCCTTTGTCACGCCGGTCGACCTGCCGGACCGGCAATGGCCATCCCGTCGTTTGACGTCGGCCCCGCGCTGGCTCTCCACCGACCTGCGCGATGGCAATCAGTCGCTCGCCAATCCCATGGGGGTCGAACGCAAGCAGCGCTTCTACGACATGCTGATCGCGATCGGCTTCAAGGAAATCGAGGTCGCATTTCCGTCGGCTTCGCAGACCGAATTCGATTTCGTTCGCAGCCTGATCACCGACGACCGGATTCCCGACGACGTAACGGTCCAGGTTCTCACGCAATCCAGAACCGAGCTGATCGCCCGTACTTTCGAGTCGTTGGAGGGCGCGCAGCGCGCGATCGTGCATCTCTACAATGCGACGGCGCCGCTATTCCGGCGCGTGGTGTTCGGCATGGAGCGGCGCGACGTCGTCGATCTGGCGATCACGGGCGTCACCGCGATGCTCGACGAGAGCCTGAAGCGCCCCGGCACCGACTGGACCTTCGAATATTCGCCCGAGACCTTCTGCTTCACCGAGCCCGACTTCGCGTTGGAGATCTGCGAGCGCGTGCTCGACGTGTGGCAGCCGACACCCGAGCGCCCCGCGATCTTGAACCTGCCGGCGACGGTCGAAGTCGCGATGCCGAACGTCTATGCCGATCAGATCGAGTGGTTCTGCCGCAACATTTCGCGGCGGGATTCCGTCGTCATCAGCCTGCACCCTCACAACGACCGGGGCACCGGTGTTGCGGCCGCCGAATTGGGCCTGCTCGCCGGTGCGGATCGGGTCGAGGGCTGCCTGTTCGGCAACGGCGAGCGGACCGGCAACGTCGATCTCGTGACCTTGGCGCTGAATCTCTACACCCAAGGGATCGATCCGGGGCTTTCCTTCCCGGCGATGCGCGAGGTGGTGAACACGGTCGAGCACTGCACCGAACTGCCGGTTCATCCGCGGCATCCCTACGCCGGCGAGCTGGTGCATACGGCCTTCTCCGGCTCGCACCAGGACGCCATCCGCAAGGGCTTCGCCGCGCATGCGCAGCGCAACGATAGCCTTTGGGAGATGCCGTATCTGCCGATCGACCCGGCGGACATCGGCGAAACCTACGAAGCCGTCATCCGCGTCAATTCGCAGTCCGGCAAGGGTGGCGTCGCCTGGGTGCTGGAACAGGACAAGGGACTGAAGCTGCCCAAGCGGATGCAGGCCGATTTCAGCACGCACGTCCAGAAACTGGCCGACGATCTCGGCCGCGAGCTCAATACCTCCGACATCTGGCAGTGCTTTGCAGGCTGCTATTTGCAGCGGCCGACCGACCGGTTCGTGCTGGAGGACTACAAGGAGACCGGACCGGTGGGGCAACGGACGTTCATTGGCCGGATCGCGATCGACGGCGAAGTCCGTTCGCTCTCGGGCCGCGGCAACGGCCTGATCTCCGGGGTGGTGGCAGCGCTGCAAGATGCCGGCGGTCCGGCGCTCGATGTTGCGGACTATCAGGAGCACGCGATCGGCTTCGGCGCGACCGCGCAGGCTGCGGCCTATGTCGAATGCCGCACCTCCGACGGCCGCACGGTGTTTGGGACCGGGATCGATCCGGACGTCGCCACAGCTTCGGTCCGTGCGCTTTTGCACGCGGCTAACAACGCCTGA
- the otsA gene encoding alpha,alpha-trehalose-phosphate synthase (UDP-forming), translating to MNLVVVSNRVARASGNEPMTGGLAAALLPVVEKSGAIWVGSSGRVRDGVHREPFAEIEPLGAGALAMLDLPAAHYGGYYEGFANSALWPALHSRPDLIRVSHDDYRSYREVNAFMARALLRFRKPDTAFWIQDYHFLALGAELRQLGVQHPIGFFLHTPWPSRATIGCVPHHRELIEAMLTYDLIGFQTEEDRRNFLGYVESELGLKIDGSEVSTTHGTARCEVFAISIDADAFAQQAQKAMTHPEVSRLRKSLNGEKLVIGVDRLDYSKGLINRVKAFDKMLTDRPALQRVVSLLQIATPSRGTIEAYGNLQGDLAKLVSDVNGRLGEVDWTPIRYLNKGYRQSVLAGLYRSAHVGLVTPLQDGMNLVAKEYVAAQNPLDPGVLVLSKFAGAANELDTALQVNPHDIEGMSRVIATALAMPLTERRLRWEAMMAKLRDNSIRRWFADFLAALDQAHTANRSVGPIPLAPPPSIMMAGGRSRLAPRAAGGAVLQ from the coding sequence GTGAACCTGGTCGTGGTTTCGAACCGAGTTGCCCGAGCGTCGGGGAACGAACCGATGACGGGAGGGCTGGCAGCCGCGTTGCTGCCAGTGGTGGAAAAATCCGGGGCGATATGGGTCGGCTCGAGCGGTCGCGTCCGTGATGGCGTTCACCGCGAGCCGTTCGCTGAAATCGAACCGCTCGGCGCTGGCGCTCTCGCCATGCTGGATCTGCCCGCCGCACATTACGGCGGTTACTACGAGGGCTTCGCCAATTCGGCGCTATGGCCTGCGCTGCATTCCCGCCCGGATCTGATCCGGGTGTCGCACGACGATTATCGCTCCTATCGCGAAGTCAACGCCTTCATGGCGCGGGCGCTGCTGCGGTTCCGCAAGCCGGATACCGCGTTCTGGATTCAGGATTATCACTTCCTCGCTTTGGGCGCGGAACTGCGCCAGCTCGGCGTCCAGCATCCGATCGGGTTCTTCCTGCATACGCCCTGGCCGTCGCGGGCGACGATTGGATGCGTGCCCCATCACCGCGAACTGATCGAAGCGATGCTGACCTATGATCTGATCGGGTTCCAGACCGAAGAGGATCGCCGCAATTTCCTCGGTTACGTCGAATCGGAACTCGGCCTGAAGATCGACGGCAGCGAGGTCTCGACCACGCACGGCACCGCGCGCTGCGAGGTGTTCGCAATCAGCATCGACGCCGACGCATTCGCCCAACAAGCACAGAAGGCGATGACTCACCCCGAAGTCTCCCGCCTCCGCAAGAGTCTGAACGGCGAAAAGCTCGTAATTGGCGTCGATCGTCTCGATTACTCGAAGGGGCTGATCAACCGCGTCAAGGCGTTCGACAAGATGTTGACCGACCGGCCAGCCTTGCAGCGGGTGGTGTCGCTGCTACAAATCGCGACCCCGTCCCGCGGCACGATCGAGGCTTACGGCAATCTGCAGGGCGATCTCGCCAAGCTGGTCAGCGACGTCAACGGCCGGCTCGGCGAGGTCGACTGGACCCCGATCCGCTATCTCAACAAGGGGTATCGCCAGAGTGTGCTCGCGGGCCTGTACCGCTCGGCTCATGTCGGGTTGGTCACACCGCTGCAGGATGGGATGAACCTGGTGGCCAAGGAATACGTTGCGGCGCAGAACCCGCTCGATCCCGGCGTCCTGGTGCTGTCGAAATTCGCCGGGGCCGCCAATGAGCTCGACACCGCTCTGCAGGTCAATCCGCACGACATCGAGGGAATGTCGCGGGTGATCGCCACCGCGCTGGCGATGCCGCTGACCGAGCGGCGGCTGCGCTGGGAGGCGATGATGGCCAAGCTGCGCGACAACAGCATCCGCCGCTGGTTCGCGGACTTCCTCGCCGCACTGGACCAAGCCCACACCGCCAATCGCAGTGTCGGCCCGATCCCGCTGGCGCCGCCGCCCTCGATCATGATGGCGGGGGGGCGGTCGCGGCTCGCGCCGCGCGCTGCTGGTGGCGCAGTGCTGCAATAG
- a CDS encoding methyl-accepting chemotaxis protein, which translates to MSVTTAAGARDKSAALPALRFRGKVTLGFAVVLGITAISMGLAYLGFERVSDGVVAYRDGVRQSDLARNIDREMVGYEARARYYVLTGKDEDAKAALAAEARLKDAIAESLQGATRPAQREALTRLSGEFSTFAKLFADIVALKTDSALVVQNGLTRGGLNLRYKFDDLVSAASDREDSSAELGAKRAAEQYAGAMTLANTFAINSSVPVADNALARLKFVENSLNIVKADGEIAAAVNEIFTMLGEYRQALVKLSDNVKAIDAKVATMMASAAAIIRDSEAIKADLLADQQRLERESDATVTSTERMVAMLGIGGFLLGAVLAVLLGRGISRPMQSMCAAMRRLAGGDFNVVLPGLGRRDEIGEMAAAVEEFKVQAARKAEQDAIAREREAEAGREARRAELIGFASEFESAVGAIVAHVSDAASQLESAASTLTRTAETTQALSGQVAGDSQQASSGMQAVASATEQLSASVGEIGRRVDQSSAIAEAAVEQAHETDDRIGKLTQAAQQIGEVMQLITTIAEQTNLLALNATIEAARAGEAGRGFAVVAAEVKSLATQTAKATDEISSQVAEMQEATRDSVTSIQRIGSTIAEISTISASIASAVTQQDSATREIASSVQGVAQGTQRVAGNIAEVNRGAAETGAASAQVLQSARSLSAESARLRTELDRFMANIRAA; encoded by the coding sequence GTGAGTGTAACGACAGCCGCCGGAGCGCGGGATAAGTCCGCGGCGCTACCGGCTCTGCGTTTTCGTGGCAAGGTCACGCTCGGCTTTGCGGTGGTGCTCGGCATCACGGCGATCAGTATGGGGCTGGCGTACCTCGGGTTCGAACGAGTTTCGGACGGGGTGGTCGCGTATCGCGACGGCGTCCGGCAGTCCGACCTCGCCCGCAATATCGATCGCGAGATGGTCGGCTACGAGGCGCGGGCGCGTTATTACGTACTCACCGGCAAGGACGAGGACGCCAAGGCAGCGCTCGCGGCCGAAGCCAGGCTCAAGGACGCGATCGCCGAGTCGCTACAGGGCGCCACCAGACCGGCGCAGCGTGAGGCGCTGACCCGGCTGTCGGGCGAGTTCTCCACCTTCGCCAAGCTGTTCGCCGACATCGTGGCGCTGAAGACCGATAGCGCGCTCGTCGTTCAGAACGGGCTGACGCGCGGCGGCCTCAACCTTCGTTACAAGTTCGACGATCTGGTGAGCGCGGCCAGCGACCGCGAAGATTCGAGCGCAGAACTCGGCGCCAAGCGGGCGGCGGAACAATATGCCGGCGCGATGACGCTGGCGAACACGTTCGCGATCAACTCCAGCGTTCCGGTCGCCGACAACGCTTTGGCGCGGCTGAAATTCGTCGAGAATTCGCTGAACATCGTCAAGGCGGACGGCGAGATCGCTGCGGCGGTGAACGAGATCTTCACCATGCTGGGCGAGTACCGGCAGGCGCTGGTCAAGCTCAGTGACAACGTCAAGGCGATCGACGCCAAGGTCGCCACCATGATGGCCTCCGCCGCCGCGATCATCCGCGACTCCGAAGCGATCAAGGCGGATCTGCTTGCCGATCAGCAGCGGCTCGAGCGCGAATCCGATGCCACGGTCACATCCACCGAACGGATGGTGGCGATGCTCGGGATCGGCGGCTTCCTGCTCGGCGCAGTGCTCGCAGTGCTGCTCGGTCGGGGGATTTCACGCCCGATGCAGTCGATGTGCGCGGCGATGCGCCGGCTGGCCGGCGGCGATTTCAACGTGGTGCTGCCGGGGCTCGGCCGCCGCGACGAGATCGGCGAGATGGCCGCCGCGGTCGAGGAGTTCAAAGTCCAGGCGGCCCGCAAGGCCGAGCAGGACGCGATCGCCCGCGAGCGCGAGGCGGAGGCCGGCCGCGAGGCCCGGCGCGCCGAGTTGATCGGCTTTGCCAGCGAATTCGAAAGCGCAGTCGGCGCGATCGTGGCGCACGTCTCCGACGCCGCGTCGCAGCTCGAAAGTGCCGCCTCGACGCTGACCCGCACCGCCGAGACCACGCAGGCGCTGTCGGGGCAGGTCGCCGGCGACTCCCAGCAGGCGTCGTCCGGCATGCAGGCGGTCGCCTCCGCCACCGAGCAGCTTTCGGCCTCGGTCGGCGAAATCGGCCGCCGGGTCGACCAGTCCAGCGCCATCGCCGAAGCCGCGGTGGAGCAGGCACACGAGACCGACGACCGGATCGGCAAGCTGACCCAGGCGGCGCAGCAGATCGGCGAGGTGATGCAGCTGATCACCACGATCGCCGAACAGACCAACCTGTTGGCGCTCAATGCCACCATCGAGGCGGCGCGGGCCGGCGAGGCCGGGCGAGGCTTCGCGGTGGTCGCCGCCGAGGTGAAATCGCTGGCGACCCAGACTGCGAAGGCGACCGACGAAATCTCCTCGCAGGTCGCCGAGATGCAGGAAGCGACCCGGGACTCGGTGACGTCGATTCAGCGGATCGGCAGCACCATTGCGGAGATCTCGACGATCTCCGCCTCGATCGCCAGCGCTGTCACGCAGCAGGACTCCGCGACGCGTGAGATCGCCAGCAGTGTGCAGGGCGTCGCCCAGGGAACTCAGCGGGTCGCCGGCAACATCGCCGAGGTCAACCGCGGGGCCGCCGAGACCGGCGCCGCATCGGCTCAGGTGCTGCAGTCGGCCCGCAGCCTGTCGGCCGAGAGTGCGCGGCTGCGTACCGAGCTCGATCGTTTCATGGCCAATATCCGCGCCGCCTGA
- a CDS encoding GNAT family N-acetyltransferase: MLIRPATTADFDALRAIELAAFETLRAAGAVSGSASASTDQQLQRYLDHGLLDVACDQSGEPIGFCGSYIAESLLHIGEMDVHPAWQRQGVGRRLLAAALEEARARRADGATLTTDRLVLFNAPFYASLGFRPLADDELPAKLREILDAEANMGLDPDRRIAMMLRF; encoded by the coding sequence ATGCTGATCAGGCCCGCGACGACCGCCGACTTTGACGCGCTCAGAGCAATCGAACTCGCCGCGTTCGAGACGCTGCGCGCTGCTGGCGCCGTCAGCGGCTCCGCGTCGGCCAGCACGGATCAGCAGCTGCAGCGATATCTCGACCATGGGCTTCTTGACGTGGCCTGCGATCAGAGCGGCGAACCGATCGGATTCTGCGGTAGCTACATCGCGGAGAGCTTGCTGCACATCGGCGAAATGGATGTGCATCCGGCGTGGCAGCGGCAGGGAGTTGGTCGACGACTGCTGGCGGCGGCGCTCGAGGAAGCGCGAGCTCGGAGGGCGGACGGAGCAACCCTCACGACCGATCGGCTCGTTCTCTTCAATGCCCCGTTTTACGCGAGCTTGGGGTTTCGGCCACTTGCGGACGATGAGCTTCCGGCAAAGCTTCGCGAGATCCTTGATGCCGAGGCCAACATGGGCCTCGACCCGGATCGTCGTATCGCGATGATGCTACGGTTCTAA